The genomic region GGAGGCGGCCCGCAAGGTCCTCCTGCTCGACGCGCGAACCGGCGCCGGCCTCGGGGCGATCGAGCCCCCGGCGGGCGTCCGAGGCGTCTTCGGCTTCAGCATCCATCTGGAGCGCGCGCGCCTCGTGGTCGGCGCGCTCGGGGACGGCGGGAGGGCAGCGCCTACGAGTTCCGGGTGCCCGGCGGAACGCCGGTGCGAGCCTACGCGCAGCCCGCCGTCGGAGGAACGCGCCAGGAGTTCGGCCATGCGGTGGCTCTCGAGGGCCGGTGGGTCATGGTGGGCGCCCCGCAGTACAGGGCCCCGGGGCCGGCAGCGTTCGGGGCCGTCCATGTCTTCGAGCGTCGGAGCGGCGCGCTGACGCAGTCGATCCTGCCGAGGACGTTCGACGACGGTGGGTTCGGCGCGTCGCTGGCGGTCGCACGGCGCCTCCTCTTCGTCGGCTACGCCTACGGCTGGGCGGGCAACGTGGAGGCGTGGGAGCGCCGGCGCGAGACGGGTGCCGCTCAGCGCCGCCGGCCGCGTGCCGCCGGCGGCGGTCGCACCTCGATCTCCTCCAGCGACAGGCCGCGCGTCTCCGGTGCCCAGCGCAGGACGCCGAGCCCGCCGAGGATCGGGCCGCCGGCGACCACCGCGACCGCGCCGGGGATGCCGAGCTCGACGGCGAGCGCGCCGATCAGCATCGGCGTGCCGAACTCGAGGACGCGGCCGAAGAGGTTGGTCGTGACGCCGTACGCGGTGGCGCGGATGGCGGTGGGGAAGAGCTCGGTGGCGTAGGTGCTGGTCACCGCGCTGGCGCCGAGGGCGGCGATCGCGGCGAGCGACATGAGCAGCATCTGCACCGGCACGCTGCGCGACGGCGTCCAGAACAGCGCCGCGATCGCGAACCCCGCCGCGATGTAGAGGATCGCGCAGGCGCGCCGGCGGCCGAGGTGATCCATGAGCCAGGCGGCGAGCGGCGAGCCGACGGCGAAGCCGGCGAGGAAGCCCGTCGCCACGACGGCGCCGTAGGTGGCTGCGTCGTAGCCGAGCGTGCGCGCGGCGTGGATGGTCCAGAACGTCGTCGCCGGCGACGTCAGCAGGTGGTTGCAGTTCCACAGACCGGTGACGAGGAGCACGCGCGGCCGGTATGCCGGCGCCAGCGCCGCGCGGATCTGCCGCAGCGGATGCGGCGGCTCGGCGTGTGCCAGCGCCTGGAAGCGGCGCGTCTCGCGCATGCCGAGGCGGACGAGGAAGACCAGCGCCAGCGGGATCAGCCCGAGGAGATACATGGCACGCCAGTCCCAGCGCGCGAGCACCCAGCCGGCCGACAGGAACGCGGCGATGGTGCCGACCGCAGCGACGCCGGTGAGGATGGCGATGCCCATGCTGCGCCGCCGCGTCGGGAACTCCTCGCCGATGATGATGAGCGCGAGCGCGAACTCGCTGGCGAGGAAGATGCGCGCGCCGAGCTGCCAGGCGGTGAAGCTCTCGATCGACTGCGACAGCGCCGTGCAGCCGGTACACAGGGCGTAGCCGAGGATCGTCAGCGTGATGAGCCGCCGCCGCCCGTAGCGGTCGGCCCACACGAGCACCAGGAACGACAGCACCGCGCCGGTGCGCGCGAGGCCGACGACGAGCCCCCAGGCGCGGTCGTCGAGCCCGTACTGCGCCTGCACGAACGGGGCGACGGCGGACAGGATGGCCGCCTCGAAGCCCTCGAAGAAGGTCGCCGACGCGAGCATCGCCAGCAGCGCCCACAGGTAGGGGCGCATGCGGTCGTCGTCGGGCGGGGCGGGCGCGGGATCGCGGGCCGCGTGGGGCGTCACCGCGAGCCGATGGCCGCGGGCGGCTCGGGGGCGCGTTCCTCGCGTTGCTCCTCGGTGGCCGGCGCCTCGGGCCGGTAGATGGAGCGCACGGGGCGCGCGAGCACGCGCTCGACCATGGGCGCGAACGCCTCGAGCGGCAGCGTGTCGTAGGCCGGGTCGAAGGAGTTCTGGTCGTAGCGCGCGCAGAACTCGGCGCAGTCGCGGAACCAGGGGTGGTCGCGGAAGCGCTCGCGCAGGTTCGGGTCGAGGCCGACGTGGCCGAAGAAGTACCAGCCCTGGAAGATCGCGTGCTGCTGCACGATCCAGTGGTTCCGCTCCGAGACGAACGGCCGCAGGATCGCGGCGGCGACGTCGGCGTGGTTGTAGGCCCCGAGCGTGTCGCCGATGTCGTGCAGCAGCGCGCAGACGACGTACTCCTCGTCGCGCCCGTCGCGGTGCGCGCGGGTCGCGGTCTGAAGCGAGTGGGTGAGGCGGTCGACGGCGTAGCCGCCGTGATCGCCCGCGAGCAGCCGGAGATGATCGAGGATGCGCCCGGGCTGTGCCGCCTGATGCTTCAGGCCGGCGATGGCGACCGGCATCCATTCCTCGGGGCGTGCGTCCGCCATCGCCGTGAAGGCGGCGCGCGGGGAATCGTCGTCCATGGGCTCCCTGTCTACGGGTTGCGACGGCGCGGCGCCATCTCCACGGTCGCCGGCGGCGTCGCCAGCTGGGGGCGCAGGAGCGCGCCGTAGCGCGGGCTGCGCGCGACGTAGCGCAGAAAGAACGGCACCGACCAGCGCAGCGTGGCGTCGTAGCCTTCCTTGAGGGGCAGGGTGCCGCAGGCGCCGCACAGCTGCGGCGCGCAGCCGAAGGTGAAGGCGCAGTGGCCGCCGCCCGCGAGGCCCACGAGCCAGCGGCGCCCGTCGAGGCGCTCGTACGAGCCGCGTGCGGCGGTCGCGAACGGCGTCACCGAGTCGGCCTCGCCGGCGATCACCATCCCGGGCTGGCGGATGACCGCCTCCGGGGCGAGCGCCGGGGCGAGCGCCACGCCGGCCTTCACGCGGCGGTCGGCGGCGAGGAGGCGCAGCGTGGTCTGGCCGCCGAACGAGTGGCCGCTGACGCCGATGCGCTTCGGGTGGACGCGCCGCCAGAACGCCGACGACGGGTTCTGGCTCTCGAGCAGCATCGCCGTCAGCACCCATTGCAGGTCCGGCACGCGGTTCAGGAACGAGTCGGGCGCGTTCGCCACGCACTGCGGGAAGTCCGCGGTCGTGTTGCCCGGGTGCGGCGGTGCCGCGACCACGAAGCCGAAGCTCGCGAGCGTCTCGACGTAGAACGGCGACTGGGCCGGGATGCCGCACGAGCCGTGCGAGAAGAGGATCAGCGGATGACGCTGCGGCGCCACCTCGGCGTTGCGCAGGATCGCGCCCTCGGCCGAGCCGGTGCCGGCCACCGCCGGGTACCAGATGAGCGTGTCGAGGACGCGCGGCTCACCCGTCGTGACCGACGTCTTCGTGAACGTGCGCTGCGTGAAGCCGACCGGGTACGGCCCGCGCGCCGGCAGCTCCGGGACCGCCGCATGGGCGACCAGGGGCAGGAGCAGGAGTGGAGCGAACCAGAGTCGGCGATGGGTCATTGGGTCACCTCATGCGTCGGTCGACGTCACTGCGGGTCGCAGGGGCCGGTGCAGAACTGCTCGATGCGGCCGTTCGGCGAGAGGAAGGCGGAGATCTGCGCCCCGGCGGCGTCGCTCGAGGTCGAGCCGTGGGCGCGGTTGTTGAACGTCGGCGCCGTGTTCGTGAGCGGCGGCACTCCGGCGTCGCAACGCGTGCGCGTCGGCGGATCGCCGACGCCGGGGCAGTCGGCGTCGGTCTCGCAGACGGCGCCGGGGTTCGCCTGGCCGGGGACGTTGCAGCGCGAGAAGCCGAGCTGCGGATCGATCTCGACGAAGGCCGAGCCGTCGAACGGCGCCGCCATCTCGGGAATCTGGAAGAAGCTGCGGTGGACGGGGGTCAGCTGCGGGATGCCGAGCGAGCGCACCTCGATCTCGGTGCCGAGGTTCGAGACCTCGGAGTCGTAGGTCGCCATGTGGATCAGGATCTTGTGCGGCACCGGCGGGTCGGAGAGCGTGCCGGGGAGGATGTGCGGCAGGTAGCCCTGCGGCTCGGCGCGGTCCCACAGCTGCTGCGCCAGCGCCAGGATCAGCTGCTCGTCGAGGCGGTCCGGATAGTTGCCGCGCGTCAGCGCCAGGTACGGATCGAAGTCGATGCTGCGGTGGAGCAGCGTCGAGTAGTTCGCGGCCGGCACTGCCAGGAAGCCGCGGTCGAACTCCTCGGCGATGCCCATGATGGCGCCGCCGAAGATGCCGCCCTGGCTGCCGCCCGAGT from bacterium harbors:
- a CDS encoding MFS transporter, yielding MTPHAARDPAPAPPDDDRMRPYLWALLAMLASATFFEGFEAAILSAVAPFVQAQYGLDDRAWGLVVGLARTGAVLSFLVLVWADRYGRRRLITLTILGYALCTGCTALSQSIESFTAWQLGARIFLASEFALALIIIGEEFPTRRRSMGIAILTGVAAVGTIAAFLSAGWVLARWDWRAMYLLGLIPLALVFLVRLGMRETRRFQALAHAEPPHPLRQIRAALAPAYRPRVLLVTGLWNCNHLLTSPATTFWTIHAARTLGYDAATYGAVVATGFLAGFAVGSPLAAWLMDHLGRRRACAILYIAAGFAIAALFWTPSRSVPVQMLLMSLAAIAALGASAVTSTYATELFPTAIRATAYGVTTNLFGRVLEFGTPMLIGALAVELGIPGAVAVVAGGPILGGLGVLRWAPETRGLSLEEIEVRPPPAARGRRR
- a CDS encoding phosphohydrolase, encoding MDDDSPRAAFTAMADARPEEWMPVAIAGLKHQAAQPGRILDHLRLLAGDHGGYAVDRLTHSLQTATRAHRDGRDEEYVVCALLHDIGDTLGAYNHADVAAAILRPFVSERNHWIVQQHAIFQGWYFFGHVGLDPNLRERFRDHPWFRDCAEFCARYDQNSFDPAYDTLPLEAFAPMVERVLARPVRSIYRPEAPATEEQREERAPEPPAAIGSR